The genomic window CGGCACCGACTCATCGCTAACAATGTCGCTGATCGCCGCCCGGCCACCGACGCGGAGAACGCGAAAGATCTCGGCAAACAATTGTCGACGATCCTGCTGCCGGACCAAATTCAACACACAATTCGACAGCACACAATCGACCGAGTCGTCAGCGACCAACGGCTGGCTGGCACGCAACCGTTCTTCCACATGTCGCAGGGCCAGATAGCCCGCCGGATCATTCACCGGATGCTGCGATAACTCGACGGCCAATTGATCCAGATCCAGTTTTAAATCCTGGATCAATCCATAGCGAAAATCGACGTTGGAGTATCCCAACCGCTGGGCCACGGTGGCTTGATGCTTCCGCGCCAGATCCAACATCACGCGGTTGCAATCCACCCCGATCACGCGTCCGGTTGGGCCCACGACCTGAGCGGCGATGTAGCACAACTTGCCGCCGCCACTGCCTAGATCCAAGACCGTTTCACCCTCGCGAACAAAGGGCGTGGGGTCGCCACAGCCGTAGTCTTTCTCAATGATCTCTTGCGGGATCACGTCCAACAACTCCGCGGAGTACTGCACCGGACAACACAACGCGGGTTCCATCGCTTCGGCCGCGGCGGCGTAGCGTTGGTAGACCGAGGCTTCCGCAGGGGGAGGGGCGGAGAGGGCTGGTGGTTTCATGGAACCGATTTCCTTTCGGGTGCGAGTATCAACAACGCCAAATCCAATCGCCAGCGTCTGACAAGGAGACGATCGAAGCCGTGAATCCTTACAAAATTTCCTGCTTGCCCCATTCGTATTCGAACGCTTTCTCGTAGCCGAACGCGCCAGAGTTTGGACGGTTTCTCGTACGCTTCCAAAGTCTGGCGACTTCGGCTACGGGTGGTTTATTCAGTGTAGCGTGCTTTCAACACGCACGTCGCGAGGACCTAACGCCCCACGTTCAGCCGCTGCAGCATCCCCAGCACCTTCTTATTAAACGACGTCAGACGAGTCCGATTGAACTGGTCGCCCAGTTTGCGGATGGCTTCGGCTTGCGTCGGATAAGGGTGAATCACGCTGCTGATTTTTCCCAATCCCAGATCGTACTTCATGGCTACGGTCAGCTCGGAGATCAAATCCCCGGCGTTTTCCGCCACGATCGTGGCACCGACCATTTTGTCCGTCCCCTGCTTGGTATGCACTTTGACAAAACCTTCGTCCTGGCCTGCGAGGATCGCGCGATCGACATCGTCGAAGGGCTGCGTGTATGTATCGATTTCAATCCCCTGTTGCTTGGCATCGTGTTCGTACAAACCGACATGAGCGATCTCGGGCGAGGTGTAGGTAGCCCACGGAATGATTAAGTCGCTCATCTTCTTCTTGCCAAACGGCCCCACGGCAAACAATGCGTTCTGAATCACAATCCGGGCCATGAAATCGGCGGCGTGGGTGAACTGGTACTTGGAACAAATATCGCCGGCGGCATAAATGCGCGGGTTGCTAGTTTGCATGTAGTCGTTCACCTTGACACCTTTGTTGTCAAAGTCGACGCCCACGGCTTCCAGGTTCAGATTCTCGACGTTCGGCGCCCGACCAACAGCCACCAACAACTGGTCAATTGACTCGTCGTAGCTCTTGCCGTGCGAGTCAACGCTCAGTCGAATCCCGCCGTCGTTCTTGATGTTCAGATTCTGACCACAACACAGCAGCTTCACACCCGACCGCGTGATCGCTTTCTGAACCACTTCGGCCGCGTCCCGGTCCTCTTTGGTCAAGATTCCATGTTCGGATTCGACCAGAAAAACTTTCGAGCCCAACTGTGCGAACGACTGAGCCATTTCGCAACCGATCGACCCCGCGCCGATAATCCCCATTCGCTTGGGCAACTCGGTCAGCGAAAACAGCGACTCGTTGGTCAGGTAGGCGACGTCCTGCAAACCTTTGATCGGCGGTGCGGCCGCACGGGCTCCGGTGGCGATCACGGCCCGTTTGTACTTCAGCTTCGTTCCCGCCACGTCCACCGTATCGGAATCGACAAAGCTGGCTTGACCGAAATACACGTCCACGCCCAGACCTTTAAAACGTTCCGCCGCATCGTTGCGACTGATCTTGGCACGCAGCTTCCGCATCCGCGACATCACACCGGCAAAGTCAACGTGCACTCCATCGGGAACGTGCACCGAAAATTCACTGGCGGCTTTTAACATGCCGGCAATCCGCGCTGAGCTGATCACGCCTTTGGAAGGAACACAGCCCACGTTCAGGCAATCGCCGCCCATCAGGTCTCTTTCGATCAGTGCCACGCGAGCCCCCAAGCCCGCAGCGCCGGCGGCCGCCACCAAACCTGCGGTTCCCGAACCGATGACCACCAAGTGATAGGGGCCGCTAGGCGTCGGATTGCTCCAGTCCGGCGGATGGACGTTGGTTTCTAATTGCTGATTGTGTTCATCGTGAGGCTGCAATTGAACTAGATCAGCGGCGACGGAACCGGTTTGTGATGCTGTGGTATCCATAGCGTTTTGCGTTGATTTTTTCTTAGCGTGATGGTTAATTGAGCCGGCGGTTCAGCGCCCAGTCAGCGGGCTTGCTGCATAACGATCGCGGGGGATGTGAACCAACTGGCGAACCAGCTTTCCACCTGCTGGACATTCAAACGAACGTAGACGGCTGCGGCAACCAACACGACGGCCACCACCGCCAGCATCGCGGTACGACCTATACGCGAGCGGGAAGATGTGTCCGTCGCGTGCTCTTGCTGCGGTTGGCTATCGTCAACCTGTTCTTTCAGCTTGCGATTGGCCAAACGGGTGACGTAAACCGTCACCACAACCGTGGCCAACAAGCCCACAGCCAGCATCGCCCATTCCGCGGTCGAACGTTGGCGGTCGGTGCCAATCGCGGCGCCGGTGACGTGACCGATGTAAACGTACAAAAACGTGCCCGGCAGCATGGCGACCCAGCTGGTCACCGCGTAAGGCCAGAACCGCACGGGCGTCAGTCCGTACAAGTAGTTTTGCAGGTTGAAGGGGATCGCCGGCGAGAGCCGCAATAGCCCCACAATTTTCCATCCGCCCTCGTCGATGGCACGGTCGATGGCATCGAAATGGCGATTGCCGGACGCCATCCGGGCGACTTTCTCGCGGGCCCCGTAGCGAGCGATCAGAAACGCCAACGACGCTCCCACGGTGGATCCGACCGATACCGTGGCGGTGCCGACTCCCAATCCAAACAGAGCGCCAGCGGCCAGGGTCAGAATCGTACCCGGCACAAATAATACGGTGGCCACGATGTATAGCAGCGTCAACACGACCGGCCCCCAGACTCCCAGCCCGGCGATCCAGTCTTTGATCGCGGACATCGCCTGATCAAACGGCAGCGACCGAATCAAGGTCAGCACCGCCGCCAGAATCAACAGCACCGATACCCAACGCACCGCCGTGACGGCTTTGCTGGGCAACGTTCGAGTGGTGGAAGGGGGATCCTGCATGTGCATGCCTCTAGAGGATTTGATCAGCGTTCGCTACAGAACAGCTTATCGGCTAGGTTTCCCCTTGGACGCGGAATTCAGCGTTTTCTTACCACGATTCTTTCGAGTATGCTCAGCTCGTTTGCTCTAGCTCGTTTGCCCTAGCTCGTTTGCCCTAGGTCGTTTAACCCGTAGCCGGAGAAGCTTGCTGGCTTGGGAGCCGTGCGACCAAACCAGCAAGCTTCGCAGGCGCCGGCGTCCGCGTCACTCCCCCGGCCGTCGCGGTCAAAGGTGTTGCCGAGCCAACTGGAAGGGTTTCAAGCGTCGAGGTGCCGCACGCCGGCGCCTGCGGAGCCTGCCATGCGTCGTGGTGATTGCAGAGCGGTTGGAGGCTCCTCCGGCTACGGGTTAAACGAGCTTGCCGCTGGATTGTCTCCCTGTGTTCCGTGCGTTCTACTCGACCAAGACAACATCTTCCGCCGGCTGCAGCAGGGTCCGAGGGGCGATCGTGGTAGTGCCCACCGTCACGATCCGCGCCGTTCCCGAGACAATTTTCAGGTCATGCGTCGCGGCACCTCCGACAAACAACGTATGTCCCCACTTTGCATAGATCGTTCCCGACAGATCGCTGTTGCCGACCAGATGCTGGCCTTCGAAGATAATCGGTCGGCGGTCGCTGCGTTGTTGAAACAGCAGCATCTCGTGGAAGGGGCTGCCCACTTGATCGATGCCCGTGTAACGGCCCCCGGGTAGCAGCGGCGCGATGACCACACTGGGCAGCAGATCCGCCGTCACATGCGGTGGAGGCGAGTCGGCCGGCGACGCGGCATCAGGGGCCCCGCTGTCCGCGTCGTAATCGCTGGAATCGGTGATGTAAAACATCACGCCCTCAACTTGGATGGGGCCCAACAAGCACAGCGAGATACCCGTCGCGGGATTCTTTCCACGGATGATATAAACTCCCGGTTCAAACTGCACTCCTCCGGCCGGTGCCAGTACGGTGATGGAATTATAGACCCCCGGTTGAAAACGCGACTCGGTCAGCGTTTGCGTCAAGGGATCACAGAGGTTAGCAAACAGCGGTTGCAGCAGATACGACAGGGCCCCGCTGACGCGTCCCAGGAGGTCGTCGGCGGCGTCGACCGAAAGCGTGATGTCGACCACATCTTGATGGGGAGCCGGCGTGGAGACGACGTTGTCCGGATCGCTTTGCAACGAAGGCACTGGCAGGTCCGCCAACGGATCTGGAACTGCCAAGCGGTTGGCCTGCAAGGGCGAGGGATCATCGGGGTCGAGCGGCAGATAATAGCGTTCCTTGTCGACGCCACCGGCAACCCGTAGATAAGGAGTCACCAGCCGCGTGGTTGGCAACAACGGCATGCAAGCGACCGCGTGTGGCGGACCGGCCGCGATGCCCGCTCGGCAGCCCCGCTCGTCTTCGCCGCCCCAGGTATTGTTGACGTGTACGGCGCCTTCCACCACCACGTTGCCCACGCCTTCGATTTCCAGCCCAGCCAGCAGGGCTGGCAAGGAAGTCGCAACCAGATTTGTGTTTACCATATCCAACGTTTCCGTAGCCGTCGCCAACAGTTCGTCCGAAACCTCTTGGTCCAGCAGCGGGCCGACGATCGCGGAAAGCAATGGTACTGTGGACAACACGCTATCAAGATTGGTTTGCTGGAGAGCTTCGTCCAGCGAATCTAATCGCGCAACATCTTGCACCAGAGTGGGCAAATCGGAGAGCGATAGCGGTTCGGGCAGGGGATCCAGAATCACGACCGCGGCGCCGGGCGTGGAAGCGTCGACGCCGGCGACCGCTCGGGTGCGCGGCTCGGTATCACGCATGCCCCCCAGCAACCCCACAAAACTGGTCCGATACTGTCCCGTACCCAGGACTTCCACGTACTGCGAATCCCCGGCAAAGGCTCCCGAGGTGGGAGGACAAAAGGCGCTCACATCGACATCGGTCAGCCCATGTCGACCGTGCACCACATCGATCACACTGGCATCGATTGCATGTGGGTTTCCCTCACGAATGTCCATCGCAGCGGACAACGCGGCGGCATCGGTAGCGTGCTGTTGAACATACTGTTCAGAGGTCAATAAACCGCCGTCGAAGATCAGGCCAATGATCGCCAACAGCGTGGGCAACAGTACAGCCAGCGTAACCAGGACTTTGCCTTGGCGAACGGGAGGGCGGCGGGTAGAGGAACGCTTCATGATGGTTTGAATCGGCGGGAGTTTGAATTTCGGTTAGTTGACAATGGTCATGGTTGTGGTGGCTTGCAGCTCGAAGGCAGCCCACGGTAGAACCCCCGGAACAATTGGTTCGTGGGTAAAGCGAAATTGAATTTGCACGCGATCGTTGGGCCCGTTGGCTGCATCCAACCAGCTGACCTCGATCGCCACGTCATCGGCCGGCATCGTGGGAAGCTTGTTCTGCAAATTCGCCAACATGGGTTCGTCGCCCGCGGCCGTGGTCTGAATCGCTTCGGGACCCCAACTGCCGCTGCGCTGAGGCGCCAGCGAACCATGCAGGGCCACTGCTCGGCCCGTTCTCTGAGCGGCATCGGAAAGCGCGTTGTGTCGCAGCACGGCGATGCCTAGATCCAGCATGGCCAACAGGATCCACAAGAACATCGGCAAGGCAATCGCCGCCTCCACTGCCGAAGCGCCGCGACGGCTCCGCCGTGCGCGTCGATAGCGGCAGACACGGTCGGGGCTACCGATGGTTGTAAAGAACGTTAGCATCATGGAGAGTCCCTAGCGAAAGTGTTGGAATTCGGCGCGATGATTCAACAGCACGCGGCTCGGTAATCCAGGCCATGCGATCATCGTGTCAAAGGGCAGTTCCACCTCCACCGCCGCGTGTTGTTTGCCTGACAAATCTTCTGTCGACTCCACGGCAATCACCGTTGCTGACGCGTCGAACTGTTCCAGGTGCTGCAATTCATCGACCACGGTCTGCCGTACCTGTTGCTCCCAATCCGAGCGTGTGTAGTCGGTGCATTGCTGCATGGCTCCGCGATGGGCACCAGTTCGAGCCGCATTGGCCACCAACTGCCGATACTGGATGACGCGAGCGAAATCGCTGCAGGCCAAGGTGACCAGGACCAGTAACGGAAGAACCACCGCCAATTCGGTGGCCGTCGTTCCGGAGCGAGTTTTCAGGGAGGATTGCATGAGGAGCTTCTGAACAAGGGGAGGCAATGGGAAACGATTGCGGAACCTACGGCGGCTTATTTGCCAACAAATGCTTCTTGGATTTTGAAAGCGGCGGGACTGACCAGCACGATGAAAATCGCCGGAAAGATGAACACCATCGTGGGCAAGATGATCTTTACCGAAGCCTTCTGTGCGTTCTCTTCCGCCGTGTGCTCACGTTGTAAACGCAGCATCTCACTGTGCCCTCGCAACGCCTCCGAGACGTTGGTACCAAACTTCTGGCCTTCGCGGATCAGGGTGCTGAGCGTGCGGACGGCGTCGTAGTCGGTACGACTGGCAAACCGCTGTAAGGCGCGATCGACCGAAGAACCCAGCTCGATATCGCGCTGCACGATCTCCAATTCAAACGCAAAGGAGGGATGCATGAAACGCAATTCTTCTCCCACCCGTTTCACGCTCTCCTG from Roseimaritima ulvae includes these protein-coding regions:
- a CDS encoding methyltransferase domain-containing protein yields the protein MKPPALSAPPPAEASVYQRYAAAAEAMEPALCCPVQYSAELLDVIPQEIIEKDYGCGDPTPFVREGETVLDLGSGGGKLCYIAAQVVGPTGRVIGVDCNRVMLDLARKHQATVAQRLGYSNVDFRYGLIQDLKLDLDQLAVELSQHPVNDPAGYLALRHVEERLRASQPLVADDSVDCVLSNCVLNLVRQQDRRQLFAEIFRVLRVGGRAAISDIVSDESVPQRLQQDPELWSGCIAGAFREDEFLQAFEDAGFHGIELVKRESQPWRTVEGIEFRSVTVVAHKGKQGPCLERNQALVYRGPFKKVEDDDGHTFRRGERTAVCDKTFQLLQRAPYTGRFDAIEPRNSVPVEEAQAFDCRRGAKRDPRETKGLDYHATSDVTDGDCGGEACC
- a CDS encoding mercuric reductase, translating into MDTTASQTGSVAADLVQLQPHDEHNQQLETNVHPPDWSNPTPSGPYHLVVIGSGTAGLVAAAGAAGLGARVALIERDLMGGDCLNVGCVPSKGVISSARIAGMLKAASEFSVHVPDGVHVDFAGVMSRMRKLRAKISRNDAAERFKGLGVDVYFGQASFVDSDTVDVAGTKLKYKRAVIATGARAAAPPIKGLQDVAYLTNESLFSLTELPKRMGIIGAGSIGCEMAQSFAQLGSKVFLVESEHGILTKEDRDAAEVVQKAITRSGVKLLCCGQNLNIKNDGGIRLSVDSHGKSYDESIDQLLVAVGRAPNVENLNLEAVGVDFDNKGVKVNDYMQTSNPRIYAAGDICSKYQFTHAADFMARIVIQNALFAVGPFGKKKMSDLIIPWATYTSPEIAHVGLYEHDAKQQGIEIDTYTQPFDDVDRAILAGQDEGFVKVHTKQGTDKMVGATIVAENAGDLISELTVAMKYDLGLGKISSVIHPYPTQAEAIRKLGDQFNRTRLTSFNKKVLGMLQRLNVGR
- a CDS encoding TVP38/TMEM64 family protein; this translates as MQDPPSTTRTLPSKAVTAVRWVSVLLILAAVLTLIRSLPFDQAMSAIKDWIAGLGVWGPVVLTLLYIVATVLFVPGTILTLAAGALFGLGVGTATVSVGSTVGASLAFLIARYGAREKVARMASGNRHFDAIDRAIDEGGWKIVGLLRLSPAIPFNLQNYLYGLTPVRFWPYAVTSWVAMLPGTFLYVYIGHVTGAAIGTDRQRSTAEWAMLAVGLLATVVVTVYVTRLANRKLKEQVDDSQPQQEHATDTSSRSRIGRTAMLAVVAVVLVAAAVYVRLNVQQVESWFASWFTSPAIVMQQAR
- a CDS encoding pilus assembly protein TadG-related protein, with amino-acid sequence MKRSSTRRPPVRQGKVLVTLAVLLPTLLAIIGLIFDGGLLTSEQYVQQHATDAAALSAAMDIREGNPHAIDASVIDVVHGRHGLTDVDVSAFCPPTSGAFAGDSQYVEVLGTGQYRTSFVGLLGGMRDTEPRTRAVAGVDASTPGAAVVILDPLPEPLSLSDLPTLVQDVARLDSLDEALQQTNLDSVLSTVPLLSAIVGPLLDQEVSDELLATATETLDMVNTNLVATSLPALLAGLEIEGVGNVVVEGAVHVNNTWGGEDERGCRAGIAAGPPHAVACMPLLPTTRLVTPYLRVAGGVDKERYYLPLDPDDPSPLQANRLAVPDPLADLPVPSLQSDPDNVVSTPAPHQDVVDITLSVDAADDLLGRVSGALSYLLQPLFANLCDPLTQTLTESRFQPGVYNSITVLAPAGGVQFEPGVYIIRGKNPATGISLCLLGPIQVEGVMFYITDSSDYDADSGAPDAASPADSPPPHVTADLLPSVVIAPLLPGGRYTGIDQVGSPFHEMLLFQQRSDRRPIIFEGQHLVGNSDLSGTIYAKWGHTLFVGGAATHDLKIVSGTARIVTVGTTTIAPRTLLQPAEDVVLVE
- a CDS encoding TadE/TadG family type IV pilus assembly protein — encoded protein: MMLTFFTTIGSPDRVCRYRRARRSRRGASAVEAAIALPMFLWILLAMLDLGIAVLRHNALSDAAQRTGRAVALHGSLAPQRSGSWGPEAIQTTAAGDEPMLANLQNKLPTMPADDVAIEVSWLDAANGPNDRVQIQFRFTHEPIVPGVLPWAAFELQATTTMTIVN
- a CDS encoding TadE/TadG family type IV pilus assembly protein, with the protein product MQSSLKTRSGTTATELAVVLPLLVLVTLACSDFARVIQYRQLVANAARTGAHRGAMQQCTDYTRSDWEQQVRQTVVDELQHLEQFDASATVIAVESTEDLSGKQHAAVEVELPFDTMIAWPGLPSRVLLNHRAEFQHFR